The Syntrophales bacterium region AACGGCAGGAAGATCGCCGTTGTGGGAGCGGGTCCGTCCGGACTGACCATCGCCGGAGACCTGGTGAAACTGGGCTACGAGGTCACCATTTATGAGGCCCTCCACAAGGCGGGCGGCGTCCTGGTGTATGGGATTCCCGAGTTCCGGCTGCCCAAGGCCATCGTGGAGGCGGAGGTGGACTACCTTCGCAGCCTGGGAGTCAAGATCGTCCTGAATGCTCTGGTCGGACGGATCAAGACGGTGGACGAACTTTTCGAAGAGGGCTATGACGCCGTCTATCTTGCAGTGGGTGCCGGCGCCCCTGTCTTCATGAACATTCCCGGGGAGAACCTGAGCGGCATCTACTCGGCCAACGAGTACCTGACCCGGTCGAACCTCATGAAGGCTTACCGGTTTCCCGAGTACGACACCCCCATCGTCCGAGGGAAGAACGTGGCTGTCATCGGCGGGGGCAACGTGGCCATGGATTCCGTGAGAACGGCCCTGCGCCTGGGGGCGGAGAATGCCTACATTATCTACCGGCGGAGCGAGGCGGAGATGCCCGCCCGGATCGAAGAAGTTCACCACGCCAAGGAAGAGGGCGTACAGTTCAAACTGCTGACGAATCCGGTCGAATATATCGGCGACAAGGACGGATGGGTGACGGGGATCCGTTGCCTGCGCATGGAACTGGGTGAACCGGATGCCTCGGGGAGGAGAAGTCCAGTTCCTGTCCCGGGTTCTGAATTCGTCATCGACGTCGATACGGTGGTCGTGGCCGTGGGGACCATGGCCAATCCCATCGTTCCCTCCACAACCCCGGGTCTCGAGACGAACCGCTGGGGCTATATTATCACGAGGGGGGAGTCCGGGGAGACGACGCGAAAGGGCGTCTATGCCGGCGGAGACATCGTTACCGGCTCGGCCACGGTCATCCTGGCCATGGGGGCGGGTCGGAAAGCGGCCCAGGCCATCGACGCCTATCTCTCTGGGAAATAGAAGTTCCGAGGGGAGAATTCGTCCCGGTTCGGGAAGGCGATTCCCGGAGCCGATGGAACGGGAAGCCATCCCGCGAAAAGACGGAACCCCGGGACAGCGGAAAGAAATAAAAAAAGCGCCTCACATCGAGGCGCTTTTTTGTTGCGTTGATTTCTGCCGGATCAGTGATGCTCTTCCATGGCCCCTGCAATGTACATCATGGAAAGAAGCATGAATACGAGGGTCTGGATGAAGGAGATCAGAACCTTCAGGATGTAGATGGGCAGCGGGATCAGGAGTGGAACGAGGATCAACAGAACGATGATCACGATGTGCCCGCCTTCGATGTTCCCGAAGAGCCGCACCGACAGGGACAGGGGACGGGACAGGTGGCTGATGATCTCGATGGGCAGCATCAGGGGGATGAGCCACCAGACCGGTCCGAGGAACTGTTTGAAGTACTTGAGGCCCTGGATCTGGACGCCCACCACGTGAGTCAACACGAATACGATGAGCGCCATGGCGATGGTCATGTTCAAGCTTGATGTCGGAGAGACGAATCCGGGGACAAGACCGAGGAGGTTGGAAACCAGAATGAAGAGTCCCAGCGTCGCGATCAGCGGGAAGAATTTTTTGCCCTGTTCCCCCATGGTATCGACGAGCAGCGAGTTGAGGGCTCCCACGACGACCTCCATGACGTTCTGGAAACGCCCCGGATAAACCGACATTCTACGGGTGGCCAGAAAACCGCAGAGAGCCAGAAGCGCCATAATCAGCCACGTATGCGTGACATGGTCGGCAACGCCGGGAATGTGAACAAACAGAAATTCGCCGTGCATGTTCTATAAAACCTCCTCAACGCAATTTTTTTTTGAGAATACCAGAACCGCCGTCAGCACGATGTTCATCACCACCACGGAAAGACCGACAAGCAGGCCGATGATATCCACAAGGGACTGGCTGATCAGGATGTAAAGCACCACGGCCGTAACGGCGAGGCGCAGGTAGTATTTCAAGAGCAGGGCGGACTTGGCTTTCCCGGAGAGGTTGGAGAATATCTTCCGCAGGTCCCGGTCGAGCCAGTGGAAATTGACGATGCTGATGAAACCGCCCAGAAGGATTCCATAGGTGAACGGTGCGGACATCAGCAAAACACTGATGATCAGACAAACCGCCAGCACGAGCCAGTTTGTGATTTCAAGTCTTGCCTGGAGGGGGTCTTTTTCGATGCGGTTCACTTTTAATGTATCGGATGACGGGTTCCTCATCCGTCGCGCTTCTCTGGATCATCAGGTAGATGTTCCGGAATCCGACGATCACGCCGACCGCCAGAAACAGGAACATGAAGTAATGATTATCCGTTCCCAGTTTCCGGTCCAGCCAGGCTCCGAAATAGAGCCCACCGAAAATGGTCAATACCATCGCGATTCCGATGGTGCTTGCGTATGCCAACTGGATCAGGGACTGCCTGTCTGATTTGTCCCATTTCATCGCGCCCCCTATCATGGCCACCGGCGAATGTCAACGAAAATAAGGTCGAGAAATTATACTGTTATTTCGGGTCGATAGGTATCGAAAATGGCACGTCGGGAAGCCTCCCGGCGGCTCGTTTCGTCTTGCCTGCAACACTTCTCTATGATATTGACGGTTTCGAGTCAATGCGCGGCAAAAAAGAAAAAACCTGGTGCAAACAGGGTCCGTTGCGGGAGGTGAACGGGAATGACTCTTCTCATTGGCGGCGCCGTTGCCACGGTCTGCGGTCTCATCGGGATCATGTTCTGGGGGCACCAGTTTCTCGTCATTGTCCAGGGCGGGCTGCCCGTTGTTCTGATCATGGGCGGCATTCTTGCCATGTATGTCGGATTCGACGATATTCAGGACAAGATCCGGGAGGATCGCCACAAGAACGAAGAAAAGCTGGACAAGGCCCGGGAAGAGATCGAGCTCGCCAAGGCCAGGGCCGAGCAGTACAGGGAAGAAGTGGAGCGGCTGCGCCGCGAGGTCAGCCAGCAGAATCAATCCCGGACGGATAATAATGCTTGACAGGTAACGGTCGATCCCATAGGAGTGAAAACCTATTTTTTGTTTTGAGGAACCAGACGTGATTTCGGACACCACATTCCGAGCATCCATGAAAACCCTTCTCGCCCAGCCTTATATGTATTGATGCCTGCTTCCTGCCGCTGCCCGGTGGGAAAGCAGGCTTCTCCCAGCTTTATCGTCCGTCCCTTTCACCCTACAAATTCATAACCCGAAGCGGGAAATTGCGGTTTCATGATGTTTTACAGCATCCAGGCCCGATATTATTTCTGTTCCACGTGTTACGCCTACCGGCGGCCTGCCTGTCCGACCGTCGAGCGAACAGGCAGGCCTTCCATGAGTGGAAACGGCGGCTGCGGCACGGATCCCCGGAATCCGGAAACCATGCCGGCCGGCTGACATGACGACCATTCTTCATTACCAGGAGGGAGAGAAATCATGAAAAGAATCATCCGGATCGCATTGGCAGTCCTCTTGCTG contains the following coding sequences:
- the gltA gene encoding NADPH-dependent glutamate synthase; translated protein: METEPKKEKKEKIPRQAMPEQAPADRIRNFDEVPLGYDTETAILEAKRCIQCKKPGCIEGCPVDVRIPEFIKRIADGDFLGAARTLKETNSLPAVCGRVCPQEDQCEKFCILGKKGEPVAIGRLERFAADYERNTGQVAAPEKPASNGRKIAVVGAGPSGLTIAGDLVKLGYEVTIYEALHKAGGVLVYGIPEFRLPKAIVEAEVDYLRSLGVKIVLNALVGRIKTVDELFEEGYDAVYLAVGAGAPVFMNIPGENLSGIYSANEYLTRSNLMKAYRFPEYDTPIVRGKNVAVIGGGNVAMDSVRTALRLGAENAYIIYRRSEAEMPARIEEVHHAKEEGVQFKLLTNPVEYIGDKDGWVTGIRCLRMELGEPDASGRRSPVPVPGSEFVIDVDTVVVAVGTMANPIVPSTTPGLETNRWGYIITRGESGETTRKGVYAGGDIVTGSATVILAMGAGRKAAQAIDAYLSGK
- the atpB gene encoding F0F1 ATP synthase subunit A, translated to MHGEFLFVHIPGVADHVTHTWLIMALLALCGFLATRRMSVYPGRFQNVMEVVVGALNSLLVDTMGEQGKKFFPLIATLGLFILVSNLLGLVPGFVSPTSSLNMTIAMALIVFVLTHVVGVQIQGLKYFKQFLGPVWWLIPLMLPIEIISHLSRPLSLSVRLFGNIEGGHIVIIVLLILVPLLIPLPIYILKVLISFIQTLVFMLLSMMYIAGAMEEHH
- a CDS encoding ATP synthase subunit I, translating into MNRIEKDPLQARLEITNWLVLAVCLIISVLLMSAPFTYGILLGGFISIVNFHWLDRDLRKIFSNLSGKAKSALLLKYYLRLAVTAVVLYILISQSLVDIIGLLVGLSVVVMNIVLTAVLVFSKKNCVEEVL
- a CDS encoding AtpZ/AtpI family protein translates to MKWDKSDRQSLIQLAYASTIGIAMVLTIFGGLYFGAWLDRKLGTDNHYFMFLFLAVGVIVGFRNIYLMIQRSATDEEPVIRYIKSEPHRKRPPPGKT